In a single window of the Acidobacteriota bacterium genome:
- a CDS encoding aminotransferase class I/II-fold pyridoxal phosphate-dependent enzyme yields the protein MGENDSQARASATGQRRYPLEPSGDEIRRLLAVVGESIAEHLDSLGEQPSVDLEGSAELAESVREGWPPEVEPLEQILHRLFHRLAPKSFNTAGPGFLAYVPGGGLFFTALADLIADSINRYTTVWSAAPGLVQLEINVIRWFCAMVGYPATAGGFLSSGGSIASLSAVVAARHKHLPENFLRGTAYGSDQTHHCIHKALRLAGFPPQNFRSIPVDDEQRIRLDALEEQLAADRAEGYQPFLLVGNAGTTNTGAVDPLPRLAEIARHHGLWLHADAAYGGFFALTDRGRRALAGLERADSITLDPHKGLFLPYGTGCLLVRDLGALHRSHAASADYMPALQEDPNRIDFSAVSPELSREFRGLRVWLPMKLLGVEPFRTALDEKLDLAHWTCGELARIEGIRIAAPPQLSLLAFRLILAGAEGEPLAEDLLDAANRELLDRINRRGRVMLTGTRLHGRFVLRICILSFRTHQRNLEHLIEDLRAEVAELRLEAREG from the coding sequence ATGGGCGAGAACGATTCACAAGCCAGAGCGTCGGCCACCGGCCAGCGGCGGTATCCGCTGGAGCCTTCGGGAGACGAGATTCGGCGGCTGCTGGCGGTGGTGGGAGAGAGCATCGCCGAGCATCTCGACAGCCTCGGCGAGCAGCCTTCGGTGGATCTCGAGGGGAGCGCCGAGCTGGCGGAGTCGGTGCGGGAGGGCTGGCCGCCGGAGGTCGAGCCGTTGGAGCAGATTCTCCATCGGCTCTTTCATCGCCTGGCGCCCAAGAGCTTCAATACCGCAGGACCGGGTTTCCTGGCCTACGTGCCCGGCGGCGGTCTCTTCTTCACCGCTCTGGCGGATCTCATCGCCGACTCCATCAACCGGTACACCACGGTGTGGAGCGCGGCGCCGGGGCTGGTGCAGTTGGAGATCAATGTCATCCGGTGGTTCTGTGCCATGGTCGGCTATCCCGCCACCGCCGGCGGTTTTCTTTCCTCCGGTGGTTCCATCGCCAGTCTGAGCGCGGTGGTGGCGGCTCGGCACAAACATCTCCCGGAGAATTTCCTGCGCGGTACCGCCTATGGATCGGATCAAACCCATCACTGCATCCACAAGGCCCTGCGCCTGGCCGGATTCCCGCCGCAGAATTTCCGCTCCATCCCGGTGGATGATGAGCAACGCATCCGTCTCGACGCCCTGGAGGAGCAGCTCGCCGCCGACCGGGCGGAGGGCTACCAGCCGTTCCTGCTGGTGGGCAACGCCGGCACCACCAACACCGGCGCCGTCGATCCGCTGCCGAGGCTGGCGGAAATCGCGCGCCACCACGGCCTGTGGCTGCACGCCGACGCCGCCTACGGAGGGTTCTTCGCCCTCACCGACCGTGGCCGGCGGGCGCTGGCGGGGCTGGAGCGGGCCGATTCCATCACCCTCGATCCCCACAAGGGTCTATTCCTCCCCTACGGCACCGGCTGCTTGTTGGTCCGCGATCTGGGCGCCCTCCATCGTTCCCACGCCGCCAGTGCGGACTACATGCCGGCGCTGCAGGAGGATCCCAACCGCATCGACTTTTCAGCGGTGTCGCCGGAGCTGTCCCGGGAGTTCCGCGGACTACGGGTTTGGCTGCCGATGAAGCTCCTGGGAGTCGAGCCGTTTCGCACCGCTCTCGACGAGAAGCTCGACCTGGCCCACTGGACTTGTGGTGAGCTGGCGAGGATCGAAGGGATCCGCATCGCCGCTCCGCCCCAGCTCTCGCTCCTGGCGTTCCGGTTGATCTTGGCTGGTGCCGAGGGGGAGCCACTGGCGGAGGACCTCCTCGACGCCGCCAATCGAGAGCTTCTGGATCGCATCAACCGTCGGGGCAGAGTGATGCTCACCGGCACCCGCCTCCACGGCCGCTTCGTGCTGCGCATCTGCATCCTGAGCTTCCGCACCCATCAGCGGAATCTGGAGCATCTCATCGAGGATTTACGGGCGGAGGTGGCGGAGCTCCGGCTCGAAGCGCGAGAGGGATGA
- a CDS encoding twin-arginine translocase TatA/TatE family subunit has product MPSLGVPELIVIFLIIVVLFGASRLPQIGRGLGEGIRNFKRSVNSDDDKLEDSDNSKQRSS; this is encoded by the coding sequence ATGCCGAGCTTAGGCGTTCCAGAGCTGATCGTCATCTTCCTGATCATCGTCGTGCTCTTTGGTGCCAGCCGCCTGCCCCAGATCGGCCGTGGGCTGGGCGAGGGCATCCGCAACTTCAAGCGCAGCGTGAATTCCGACGACGACAAGCTCGAGGACAGCGACAACTCCAAGCAGCGCTCGTCCTGA
- a CDS encoding lytic transglycosylase domain-containing protein: MFPRLWKICTGALALGLILLPGSGYSSSSDSSWRPTPPDERHIAALEELSSWLGQAEEAASGTSLRLSQDLRKAIKRRSESFELLRAFNGDGALEDQLKFVPFGTDIYKAAKTHGVDPLLLASLVEVESNFSPRAMSSKGAVGLTQVLPSTAGYAVAELHNPTLNLEQGATYLRAQLDRFGGDLELALAAYNAGPYAVKRFAGIPPYRETRRYVDKVLAIYVGHYRDLWQGSAASDLLVH; encoded by the coding sequence ATGTTTCCACGACTCTGGAAGATCTGCACCGGCGCTCTAGCCCTGGGGCTGATTCTGCTTCCGGGGAGCGGATACTCCTCCTCCTCCGACAGCTCCTGGCGGCCCACGCCGCCGGACGAGCGCCACATCGCTGCGCTGGAAGAACTTTCCAGCTGGCTGGGCCAGGCCGAGGAAGCCGCCAGCGGCACCTCCCTACGCCTCTCCCAGGACCTACGCAAGGCCATCAAGCGGCGCTCGGAAAGCTTCGAGCTGCTGCGCGCCTTCAACGGTGACGGTGCTCTCGAAGACCAGCTGAAGTTCGTGCCTTTCGGCACCGACATCTACAAGGCGGCCAAGACCCACGGGGTCGATCCTCTGCTGCTGGCCTCGCTGGTCGAGGTGGAGTCCAACTTCTCTCCCCGGGCCATGTCCTCCAAGGGCGCCGTCGGCCTGACCCAGGTTCTGCCCTCCACCGCCGGCTATGCCGTCGCGGAGCTGCACAACCCGACCCTCAACCTGGAACAGGGGGCCACCTACCTGAGAGCCCAGCTGGACCGTTTTGGCGGGGATTTGGAGCTCGCCCTGGCGGCCTACAACGCCGGACCCTACGCGGTGAAGCGCTTCGCCGGCATTCCGCCCTACCGGGAAACCCGGCGCTATGTCGACAAGGTGCTCGCCATCTACGTCGGCCACTACCGGGATCTTTGGCAGGGGTCCGCCGCCAGCGACTTGTTGGTCCACTGA